A part of Microbacterium terregens genomic DNA contains:
- a CDS encoding phosphatidate cytidylyltransferase, producing the protein MTDASREQPGNEPPTDAPLTRRDAARQHRRSSANAANPAFQSHVRAARNEFENQVAQARAEFEEANERIKQRTGRDLIVAILIGLAIGAVLIASLIFLKWVFVLFALAAGMLGMFEFGRALIGAGRRVDLIPQLLIGAVLVLSGYFVDLWLHWIAAFVAVALVIVWRLLAQMFARDGRTYGAVLSDVLIAGFLQLYVAFLTSLCLILLRQEGGEWWVLAFIIIAVASDTGAYAAGVAFGKHPMAPRISPKKTWEGFAGAALAALVAGVLLALFMLGLPWWTGLVIGAVILGTATAGDLGESMIKRDLGIKDMSSWLPGHGGVLDRLDSILPSVVGALALFYLFSPLAA; encoded by the coding sequence ATGACCGACGCATCCCGCGAGCAGCCGGGCAACGAGCCGCCCACGGACGCGCCGCTGACGAGGCGGGATGCCGCTCGCCAGCACCGAAGATCCTCCGCCAACGCCGCCAATCCGGCGTTCCAGTCGCACGTCCGCGCGGCTCGCAACGAGTTCGAGAACCAAGTCGCTCAAGCCCGTGCGGAGTTCGAAGAAGCGAACGAGCGGATCAAACAGCGCACCGGTCGCGACCTGATCGTCGCGATCCTGATCGGTCTGGCGATCGGTGCCGTCCTGATCGCGTCGCTGATCTTCCTCAAGTGGGTCTTCGTGCTGTTCGCACTCGCGGCCGGCATGCTGGGCATGTTCGAGTTCGGGCGCGCCCTCATCGGCGCGGGGCGCCGGGTCGATCTGATCCCTCAGCTTCTCATCGGCGCCGTGCTCGTGCTGTCCGGCTACTTCGTGGATCTGTGGCTGCACTGGATCGCGGCCTTCGTCGCGGTGGCTCTCGTGATCGTCTGGCGGCTGCTGGCCCAGATGTTCGCCAGAGACGGACGGACGTACGGCGCCGTGCTCAGCGATGTCCTCATCGCTGGATTCCTGCAGCTGTACGTCGCGTTCCTGACCAGCCTGTGCCTGATCCTCCTCCGGCAGGAAGGCGGCGAGTGGTGGGTGCTGGCGTTCATCATCATCGCCGTCGCATCCGATACCGGCGCGTACGCTGCGGGCGTTGCGTTCGGCAAGCATCCGATGGCTCCGCGGATCAGTCCGAAGAAGACCTGGGAGGGTTTCGCCGGCGCAGCGCTGGCGGCACTGGTGGCAGGCGTCCTGCTCGCTCTGTTCATGCTCGGGCTGCCCTGGTGGACGGGTCTGGTGATCGGCGCGGTGATCCTGGGAACCGCTACGGCGGGCGACCTCGGCGAGTCGATGATCAAGCGCGACCTCGGCATCAAGGACATGAGTTCCTGGCTGCCCGGCCACGGGGGAGTCCTCGACCGGCTGGATTCGATCCTCCCGTCGGTGGTGGGGGCGCTCGCCCTCTTCTACCTGTTCTCTCCTTTGGCGGCATGA
- the frr gene encoding ribosome recycling factor, whose protein sequence is MIADVLAEAGTRMDRAVEGAKDDFATVRTGRANPQLFQKILVDYYGTPTPLAQLASLNNPEARTILVTPYDKTALKAIEQAIREMPNLGANPTNDGTIVRVTLPELTEERRREFVKVVRAKAEDAKVHVRGIRRKSKDDLDALKSDIGEDELARAEKELDALTRAHVDAIDDALKRKETELLEI, encoded by the coding sequence GTGATCGCCGACGTCTTGGCCGAGGCCGGCACGCGCATGGATCGCGCCGTAGAAGGTGCGAAGGACGACTTCGCGACGGTGCGCACCGGCCGTGCCAACCCGCAGCTGTTCCAAAAGATCCTCGTCGACTACTACGGAACTCCGACGCCGCTGGCGCAGCTCGCCTCGCTGAACAATCCCGAGGCACGCACCATCCTGGTCACGCCGTACGACAAGACGGCACTGAAGGCGATCGAACAGGCCATTCGGGAGATGCCGAACCTCGGCGCGAACCCGACCAATGACGGCACCATCGTCCGGGTCACCTTGCCCGAGCTGACCGAGGAGCGCCGCCGCGAATTCGTCAAGGTCGTGCGCGCGAAGGCCGAGGACGCCAAGGTGCACGTCCGCGGCATCCGGCGCAAGTCCAAGGACGACCTGGACGCCCTCAAGAGCGATATCGGTGAAGACGAGCTGGCCCGCGCTGAGAAAGAACTCGACGCGCTGACGCGCGCCCACGTCGACGCGATCGACGACGCGCTCAAGCGCAAAGAGACCGAGCTCCTCGAGATCTGA